The proteins below come from a single Malus domestica chromosome 03, GDT2T_hap1 genomic window:
- the LOC103421381 gene encoding actin-depolymerizing factor 1 produces the protein MANAASGFAVNDDCKLKFLELKAKRTYRFIVFKIDEKKNEVIVEKLGEPAESYEDFTANLPDNECRYAVYDFDFVTVENCQKSRIFFVGWSPDTARVRNKMIYASSKDRFKRELDGIQVELQATDPSEIGLDVIKSRAN, from the exons ATG GCTAATGCAGCATCCGGATTTGCTGTGAATGATGACTGCAAGCTGAAGTTTCTGGAATTGAAGGCTAAGAGAACATATCGCTTCATAGTGTTCAAGATTGacgagaagaaaaatgaggtgatTGTGGAGAAACTCGGTGAGCCAGCTGAAAGCTATGAAGACTTTACTGCAAACCTTCCTGATAATGAATGCAGATATGCTGTCTATGATTTTGACTTTGTGACTGTAGAGAACTGTCAGAAAAGCAGGATTTTCTTCGTCGGATG GTCTCCCGACACAGCAAGGGTGAGAAACAAGATGATTTATGCAAGCTCCAAGGACAGGTTCAAGAGAGAATTGGACGGCATACAAGTCGAGCTGCAGGCCACTGATCCATCTGAGATAGGTCTCGATGTTATCAAAAGTCGTGCAAACTAA
- the LOC103421360 gene encoding glycine-rich RNA-binding protein 4, mitochondrial-like: MRGANGVVGILRTSVLARILLTRHSCSKLFVAGLSWDTNEPVLKEAFGKHGEIIEVKVICDHVSGKSRGYGFVKFTSESEATIALKEMDGQVLDGRQIRLQFAHKE; encoded by the exons ATGAGAGGCGCAAATGGCGTAGTTGGTATTCTGCGCACGTCTGTCCTGGCCAGGATTTTATTGACTCGCCACTCTTGCTCCAAATTGTTTGTTGCAG GGCTTTCCTGGGATACAAATGAACCTGTTCTTAAGGAAGCTTTCGGAAAACATGGTGAAATAATTGAAG TTAAAGTTATTTGTGATCATGTGAGTGGGAAATCGAGAGGGTATGGATTTGTGAAATTTACCTCTGAAAGTGAAGCCACCATTGCTCTCAAGGAGATGGATGGTCAG GTTCTGGATGGCAGACAAATCCGCTTGCAATTTGCACACAAGGAGTAG
- the LOC139194056 gene encoding histone H2A-like produces METGGKLKKGAGGRKGGGPKKKAVTRSVRAGLQFPVGRIGRYLKKGRYAQRVGSGAPVYLAAVLEYLAAEVLELAGNAARDNKKNRIIPRHLLLAVRNDEELGKLLAGVTIAHGGVLPNINPVLLPKKSEKAAGKEPKSPTKATKSPKKA; encoded by the exons ATGGAGACTGGTGGTAAGTTGAAGAAAGGTGCCGGAGGAAGGAAGGGCGGCGGTCCGAAGAAGAAGGCGGTGACCCGGTCCGTCAGGGCCGGCCTCCAGTTCCCAGTCGGAAGAATCGGCCGCTACTTGAAGAAGGGACGGTATGCGCAAAGAGTCGGGTCTGGAGCTCCGGTTTACTTAGCCGCTGTGCTCGAGTACCTCGCAGCTGAA GTCCTGGAGTTGGCTGGAAATGCAGCTCGGGACAACAAGAAGAACAGGATTATCCCAAGGCATCTGCTACTGGCCGTGAGGAACGATGAGGAGCTTGGAAAATTGCTTGCTGGTGTGACCATTGCTCACGGCGGTGTGCTTCCAAACATCAACCCGGTCCTCCTGCCCAAGAAATCAGAGAAAGCCGCCGGAAAGGAGCCAAAATCTCCAACCAAGGCAACCAAGTCTCCAAAGAAGGCTTAG